A window from Thiomonas sp. FB-Cd encodes these proteins:
- a CDS encoding hydrogenase 4 subunit F, translated as MLLILLALPLAGAALLALVGHRPWAPWLNLAASTATFVAACVLTVEVIAQGPMQVLAEQFFIDPFNVFLVTLTAFIGMTTAAFSRPYMRIEHEHGKLSPARLRLYHSMYQLFMFTMLLALSTNNMGILWVAMEAATLSTVLLVSLYRTKASLEAAWKYFILCGVGIALALFGTVLLYFAAERVLGSEGMRALLWTHLNAVKGRLEPSVIGIAFVFLLVGYGTKVGLAPLHSWLPDAHAEGPTPVSAVLSGLLLNVALYAVMRCKVLVEGSLHAAWPGQMLMGFGLLSVLVGAFLLWRQKDVKRMFAYSSIEHMGIITFAFGMGGPVANFAALLHMTGHALTKSAIFFTTGHATQKAGTQRMDAIQGLREQSPALGWGLMMGALAIVGLPPFGIFASEFLILTTAMQAQPWATPILLLALGVAFGAIFLRVQGMVFGASTLRKLPHHPDMIPVFVHLGLVLLLGLWIPAFLVSWWHLAASMIGG; from the coding sequence GTGCTCCTGATCCTGCTTGCACTGCCGCTGGCCGGCGCCGCACTGTTGGCGCTGGTTGGCCATCGTCCGTGGGCCCCGTGGCTGAACCTGGCGGCGAGCACGGCAACCTTCGTGGCTGCGTGTGTGCTCACCGTGGAGGTCATCGCTCAAGGGCCGATGCAGGTGCTTGCCGAGCAGTTTTTCATCGACCCCTTTAATGTGTTCCTGGTCACCCTCACGGCCTTCATCGGGATGACCACGGCGGCTTTCTCACGCCCCTACATGCGCATCGAGCACGAGCACGGCAAACTGAGCCCCGCGCGGCTTCGTCTGTACCACAGCATGTACCAACTCTTCATGTTCACCATGTTGTTGGCGCTGTCCACCAACAACATGGGGATTCTCTGGGTGGCGATGGAGGCTGCCACGCTGTCCACAGTGCTTCTGGTTTCGCTTTACCGGACCAAGGCGAGCCTGGAGGCAGCGTGGAAATACTTCATCCTCTGCGGCGTGGGCATTGCGCTGGCGCTCTTCGGGACCGTTCTGCTGTACTTCGCCGCCGAGAGAGTGCTCGGCTCCGAGGGCATGCGCGCCTTGCTGTGGACCCATCTCAACGCCGTGAAGGGCAGGCTCGAACCCAGCGTCATCGGCATCGCCTTCGTTTTTCTGCTGGTGGGTTACGGCACCAAGGTCGGGCTTGCGCCCCTGCACAGTTGGTTGCCTGACGCGCACGCCGAAGGTCCGACGCCCGTGTCGGCAGTGCTCTCGGGTCTGCTGCTCAATGTGGCTTTGTATGCGGTGATGCGCTGCAAGGTGCTGGTCGAAGGCAGCCTGCACGCGGCGTGGCCTGGGCAGATGCTGATGGGATTTGGACTGCTGTCCGTGCTCGTGGGTGCTTTTTTGCTCTGGCGGCAAAAGGATGTCAAACGCATGTTCGCCTATTCGTCCATCGAGCATATGGGCATCATCACCTTCGCCTTTGGCATGGGCGGACCAGTCGCCAACTTTGCCGCCTTGCTCCATATGACGGGTCATGCGTTGACCAAGAGCGCGATCTTTTTTACCACTGGGCACGCCACGCAAAAAGCGGGGACGCAACGCATGGATGCCATTCAGGGCTTGCGCGAGCAGTCCCCGGCGCTGGGCTGGGGGCTGATGATGGGCGCCTTGGCCATCGTGGGGCTGCCGCCCTTCGGCATCTTCGCAAGCGAATTCCTGATCCTGACCACGGCAATGCAGGCCCAACCCTGGGCCACGCCAATTTTGCTGCTGGCTCTCGGTGTGGCCTTCGGGGCGATTTTTCTGCGCGTGCAGGGCATGGTCTTTGGCGCCAGCACCCTGCGCAAGCTGCCGCACCATCCCGACATGATTCCGGTTTTCGTCCATCTCGGCCTCGTCTTGCTCCTGGGCCTGTGGATCCCCGCTTTTCTCGTGTCCTGGTGGCATTTGGCCGCCAGCATGATCGGAGGATGA